Proteins from a genomic interval of Pseudomonas asplenii:
- a CDS encoding transporter substrate-binding domain-containing protein: protein MKKALLTLSALALCMAAGSAMAKEYKELRFGVDPSYAPFESKAADGSLVGFDIDLGNAICAELKVKCKWVESDFDGMIPGLNANKFDGVISSMTVTEARQKAIDFSSELFSGPTSLVFKKGANYSTPESLKGKSVGYEQGTIQEAYAKAVLDKAGVITKAYANQDQVYADLTSGRLDASVQDMLQAELGFLKSPAGTGYEVSKAIDDPLLPAKTAVGIKKGNKDLKALLDKGIEALHKDGKYAEIQKKHFGDLNLYSGK, encoded by the coding sequence ATGAAAAAAGCATTGCTGACTCTTTCCGCATTGGCTCTGTGCATGGCCGCCGGCTCCGCCATGGCCAAGGAATACAAGGAATTGCGCTTTGGCGTGGACCCGTCCTACGCGCCCTTCGAGTCCAAGGCCGCCGACGGCAGCCTGGTCGGCTTCGACATCGACCTGGGCAACGCCATCTGCGCCGAGCTGAAAGTCAAATGCAAATGGGTTGAAAGCGACTTCGACGGCATGATTCCAGGGCTCAATGCCAACAAGTTCGACGGCGTGATCTCCTCGATGACCGTGACCGAAGCCCGTCAGAAGGCGATCGACTTCTCCAGCGAGCTGTTCTCCGGCCCGACTTCCCTGGTGTTCAAAAAAGGCGCGAACTACTCCACTCCTGAGTCCCTCAAGGGCAAGAGCGTGGGCTACGAACAAGGCACCATCCAGGAAGCCTACGCCAAGGCAGTGCTGGACAAGGCAGGTGTGATCACCAAGGCCTACGCCAACCAGGACCAGGTCTATGCCGACCTGACCTCCGGTCGTCTCGACGCCTCGGTGCAGGACATGCTCCAGGCCGAACTGGGCTTCCTCAAGTCGCCAGCCGGTACCGGCTACGAAGTCAGCAAGGCGATCGACGATCCGCTGCTGCCTGCTAAAACCGCGGTCGGTATCAAAAAAGGTAACAAAGACCTCAAGGCTCTGCTGGACAAAGGTATCGAAGCGTTACACAAGGACGGCAAGTACGCCGAAATCCAGAAAAAGCATTTTGGCGACCTGAATCTGTATAGCGGGAAGTGA
- a CDS encoding penicillin acylase family protein, with product MASPAYPHFFKKCGVAAAVAGLLGLAGCQAWNTQDSLPPTSGVQPIKGLAQNVSVRRNSLGMPLIESNSFHDALFTLGYVHASDRITQMVTLRLLAQGRLAEMNGAEALDTDRFMRAVNLKKSAGELYNAASPRLKRFFEVYARGVNAYLFRYRDKLPPDLARTGYLPEYWKPEDSALVFCLLNFQLSANLPEEISSLVIAQKVGVDKLAWLTPTAPDEPLPQADADKLKGVALSQIAGLTAVDKASAQVSALNGLGAGTSTNWAIGPQRSRNGKSLLAADLQQPTSAPAAWNYVQIRAPKYQAAGLSVAGLPAILSGFNGKVAWSLASVPGDSQDLFLEKLKRQGNALYYEADGKWLPASVRNETYFIKGQRSIRETVFETRHGPLLNSALGDTPLAGGYGLALQMPSLKDDKSLDAFFDLSRAQNAEKASDASREIRAIALNLVFADASNIGWQVTGRYPNRREGEGLFPSPGWDSRFDWDGYADAMLHPYDQTPPQGWLGTANQRTAAKGYGMQLSNSWYYPERGERLAQLASAGKQDTRSMIAMQYDQSTTFADKLKKMFEAPGMAQPLKQAIDALPEAERAKAREALSRLMAFDGKLSPTSADAALYELFLQESMKQIFLDKLGPENGPVWQAFIANGRLSYSAQADHLLGREDSPFWDDSRTPQKEDKPSILARSLAAAISAGDSQLGGDHKAWQWGKLHLLEWKSASGQSLRGPIQVGGDHTTLNTTAYLWGGNNFETILAPAVRMIVDFGQPEPLMGQQSPGQSGNPASPYYANGIDGWLKAQYVSFPMQPQNLDKAYGTSRLTLTPGK from the coding sequence ATGGCCTCGCCAGCCTACCCTCACTTTTTCAAAAAATGTGGCGTCGCCGCCGCCGTGGCGGGTCTGCTCGGCCTGGCCGGCTGCCAGGCCTGGAACACCCAGGACAGCCTGCCGCCGACCTCCGGTGTACAACCGATCAAGGGGCTGGCCCAGAACGTGTCGGTGCGCCGCAATAGCCTGGGCATGCCGCTGATCGAGAGCAACAGCTTCCATGACGCGCTGTTCACCCTGGGTTATGTCCACGCCAGCGACCGCATTACCCAGATGGTCACTCTGCGCCTGCTGGCCCAAGGCCGCCTGGCTGAAATGAACGGTGCCGAAGCCCTCGACACCGACCGGTTCATGCGCGCGGTCAACCTGAAGAAAAGCGCCGGCGAGCTGTACAACGCCGCCTCGCCACGCCTCAAGCGTTTCTTCGAGGTCTACGCCCGGGGCGTCAACGCCTACCTGTTCCGCTACCGCGACAAGCTGCCGCCGGACCTGGCTCGTACCGGCTACCTGCCGGAATACTGGAAACCGGAAGATTCCGCGCTGGTTTTCTGCCTGCTGAACTTCCAACTGTCGGCCAACCTGCCGGAAGAGATTTCGTCGCTGGTCATCGCCCAGAAAGTCGGGGTCGACAAGCTCGCCTGGCTGACGCCGACCGCTCCCGACGAACCGCTGCCACAAGCCGATGCGGACAAGCTCAAGGGCGTGGCGCTGAGCCAGATCGCCGGGCTGACCGCAGTCGACAAGGCTTCCGCACAGGTCTCGGCCCTGAACGGCTTAGGTGCCGGCACCTCGACCAACTGGGCCATCGGGCCGCAGCGCAGTCGTAACGGCAAGAGCTTGCTGGCCGCTGACCTGCAGCAACCGACCAGCGCCCCGGCCGCCTGGAACTACGTGCAGATCCGTGCACCGAAGTACCAGGCCGCCGGGCTCTCGGTCGCCGGTCTGCCGGCTATTCTTTCCGGTTTCAACGGCAAGGTCGCCTGGAGCCTGGCATCTGTGCCCGGCGACAGCCAGGATCTGTTCCTGGAGAAGCTCAAGCGCCAGGGCAACGCCCTGTACTACGAGGCCGACGGCAAATGGCTGCCGGCCAGCGTGCGCAACGAGACCTATTTCATCAAGGGCCAGCGTTCAATACGCGAGACCGTCTTCGAGACCCGCCATGGTCCGCTGCTCAACAGTGCCCTGGGTGACACGCCATTGGCTGGCGGTTATGGCCTGGCCCTGCAGATGCCCTCGCTCAAGGACGACAAGAGCCTCGATGCGTTCTTCGACCTGTCCCGTGCCCAGAACGCCGAGAAGGCCTCGGACGCCAGCCGGGAAATCCGCGCTATCGCCCTGAACCTGGTTTTCGCCGACGCCAGCAATATCGGCTGGCAGGTCACCGGTCGCTACCCCAATCGTCGTGAAGGCGAAGGCCTGTTCCCCTCGCCGGGCTGGGACAGCCGCTTCGACTGGGACGGTTATGCCGACGCGATGCTCCACCCCTACGACCAGACCCCGCCCCAGGGCTGGCTCGGCACCGCCAACCAGCGTACGGCAGCCAAGGGCTACGGCATGCAACTGTCCAACTCCTGGTACTACCCGGAGCGTGGCGAACGCCTGGCGCAGTTGGCCAGCGCCGGCAAGCAGGACACTCGCAGCATGATTGCCATGCAGTACGACCAGAGCACCACATTCGCCGACAAGCTGAAGAAGATGTTCGAGGCGCCGGGCATGGCTCAGCCGCTCAAGCAGGCCATCGACGCGCTGCCCGAGGCCGAACGTGCCAAGGCGCGGGAAGCACTCAGCCGGCTGATGGCATTCGATGGCAAGCTCAGCCCGACCTCGGCCGACGCTGCGCTGTATGAACTGTTCCTGCAGGAAAGCATGAAGCAGATCTTCCTCGACAAGCTCGGCCCGGAAAACGGTCCGGTATGGCAGGCGTTCATCGCCAACGGCCGGTTGTCTTATTCGGCCCAGGCCGATCATTTGCTGGGGCGCGAGGACAGCCCGTTCTGGGATGACAGCCGCACCCCGCAGAAAGAAGACAAGCCATCGATCCTCGCCCGCAGCCTGGCCGCGGCGATCAGCGCAGGCGACAGCCAACTGGGCGGCGATCACAAGGCCTGGCAGTGGGGCAAACTGCATCTACTGGAATGGAAGAGCGCCAGCGGCCAGAGCCTGCGCGGCCCGATCCAGGTCGGTGGCGATCACACCACCCTGAACACTACGGCCTACCTGTGGGGCGGCAATAACTTCGAAACGATCCTGGCGCCAGCCGTGCGGATGATCGTCGACTTCGGCCAGCCCGAACCGTTGATGGGCCAGCAGAGCCCGGGCCAGTCCGGCAATCCGGCGAGCCCGTACTATGCCAATGGTATCGACGGCTGGCTGAAGGCCCAGTACGTCAGCTTCCCGATGCAGCCGCAGAACCTCGACAAGGCCTACGGCACCAGCCGATTGACCCTGACACCGGGTAAATAG
- a CDS encoding cysteine hydrolase family protein, with translation MATGVHAVLIVIDQQQGILQPRLGPRNNPAAEERIAELLQHWRDQGWPVVHVQHLSRSSESVFWPGQSGVEFQERFRPLPGEWLIQKEVPDAFCATGLQDRLQAAGVSRLVIVGVSTNNSVEATARSAGNLGFVTWVVEDACYTFDKADYFGQLRTAQEVHAMSLGNLHGEYATVLSAAEVLGQ, from the coding sequence ATGGCAACCGGGGTTCATGCGGTACTGATCGTGATTGACCAACAGCAGGGCATTCTTCAACCCCGGCTCGGGCCACGCAACAATCCCGCAGCCGAGGAGCGTATCGCCGAACTGCTCCAGCATTGGCGTGACCAGGGCTGGCCAGTGGTCCACGTGCAGCACCTGTCCCGTTCGTCGGAATCGGTGTTCTGGCCCGGCCAGTCGGGGGTCGAATTTCAGGAGCGGTTCCGCCCGTTGCCGGGAGAGTGGCTGATTCAGAAAGAGGTGCCGGATGCCTTTTGCGCGACCGGCTTGCAAGACCGTTTGCAGGCGGCGGGAGTCAGCCGGTTGGTGATTGTGGGCGTATCGACCAACAATTCGGTGGAGGCGACGGCGCGGAGCGCCGGCAACCTCGGTTTTGTCACGTGGGTGGTGGAGGATGCCTGCTACACCTTCGACAAGGCGGACTACTTCGGCCAACTGCGTACCGCCCAGGAGGTACACGCCATGTCCCTGGGTAATCTGCATGGCGAATACGCGACGGTGTTGTCTGCCGCCGAGGTGTTGGGGCAATAG
- a CDS encoding ABC transporter ATP-binding protein, whose amino-acid sequence MSERAQGLMVEHAVIGYGRRHVVRDLTLPVLQPGTLTALIGPNGAGKSTLLRGIAGLEKMSGTVRLHGEDLARLSVAERARRVTYMPQNLPPGLSLSVMESVVAALRVGRLSNQECLDEAFNALQRIGITHLADQWLSSLSGGQRQLVSLAQLIARRPRVMLLDEPTSALDLNYQLKVMACVQSLVREHQLIAVVVLHDINLAARYADNLAVLRQGQLFASGAPQAILDTQLFAEVYGVSARIERCSRQTLQILVDEAVG is encoded by the coding sequence ATGAGCGAGCGAGCACAGGGCCTGATGGTCGAACATGCGGTGATCGGCTATGGCCGGCGCCATGTGGTCCGCGACCTGACCCTGCCGGTCCTGCAACCGGGCACCCTGACCGCCCTGATCGGCCCCAACGGCGCTGGCAAATCGACCTTGCTGCGCGGTATCGCCGGCCTGGAAAAGATGAGCGGCACGGTACGCCTGCACGGTGAAGACCTGGCTCGCCTGTCGGTGGCGGAACGGGCCCGAAGGGTGACCTACATGCCACAGAATCTGCCGCCGGGCCTGAGCCTGAGCGTGATGGAAAGCGTGGTCGCGGCCTTGCGCGTTGGCCGGTTGTCGAATCAGGAATGCCTGGATGAAGCGTTCAACGCCTTGCAACGCATCGGTATCACTCATCTGGCGGACCAGTGGCTGAGCAGCCTGTCCGGTGGTCAGCGCCAACTGGTCAGCCTGGCGCAACTGATCGCCCGCCGGCCGCGGGTGATGCTGCTGGACGAACCCACCAGCGCGCTGGACCTCAATTACCAGTTGAAGGTGATGGCCTGTGTGCAGTCGCTGGTCCGTGAACACCAGTTGATCGCCGTGGTGGTGCTACACGACATCAACCTCGCCGCGCGTTATGCCGACAATCTCGCAGTGCTGCGCCAGGGGCAATTGTTCGCCAGCGGCGCGCCGCAGGCGATCCTCGATACGCAGTTGTTCGCCGAGGTCTATGGCGTGTCGGCACGGATCGAGCGCTGCTCGCGGCAGACCCTGCAGATACTGGTGGATGAGGCGGTGGGCTGA
- a CDS encoding FecCD family ABC transporter permease, with translation MTPSSNAVPLDLAAASQGYRRLLLRRLWLLVLLGAALLCAMLVDLASGPSGMGLPALLDGLLHPDHLSLTDQVIIWNVRLPYTLMAVLVGCALSLAGAEMQAILNNPLASPFTLGVSSAAALGASLVIVFPVTSAWLSNNTAISLSAFIFAAASVFLLQAMSRLRGAGVESLVLFGIALVFSCNAVVALLQLVATEDVLQQLVFWTLGSVTRANWDKLGILALVIALVMPFSFAAAPRLTLLRMGEDRAMSFGVDVKRLRFASLLRISLLSATAVAFVGTIGFIGLVGPHIARILVGEDQRFLLPASALVGALLLGLSSIASKLIMPGVVVPVGIVTALVGVPIFVLLVFKRGRQL, from the coding sequence ATGACCCCATCTTCAAACGCTGTGCCCCTGGATCTGGCCGCCGCCAGCCAGGGTTATCGCCGCCTGCTGTTGCGCCGCCTGTGGTTGCTGGTGCTGCTCGGTGCTGCCCTGTTGTGCGCGATGCTCGTCGATCTCGCCAGCGGGCCTTCCGGCATGGGCCTGCCAGCGCTGCTCGACGGCCTGTTGCACCCCGACCACCTGAGCCTGACCGACCAAGTGATTATCTGGAACGTGCGCCTGCCCTACACCCTGATGGCCGTGCTGGTCGGCTGCGCACTGTCGTTGGCCGGCGCGGAAATGCAGGCGATCCTCAACAACCCGCTGGCCAGCCCCTTCACCCTTGGCGTGTCGTCGGCGGCTGCGCTGGGCGCCTCGCTGGTGATCGTGTTTCCGGTGACCAGCGCCTGGCTGTCGAACAACACGGCGATATCCCTTTCGGCTTTCATCTTCGCCGCCGCCTCGGTGTTCCTGCTGCAAGCCATGTCGCGGCTGCGCGGCGCAGGGGTAGAAAGCCTGGTGCTGTTCGGTATCGCCCTGGTCTTCAGTTGCAACGCCGTGGTGGCGCTGCTGCAACTGGTCGCCACCGAGGACGTGCTGCAACAACTGGTGTTCTGGACACTGGGCAGCGTGACCCGGGCCAACTGGGACAAGCTGGGCATTCTTGCGCTGGTGATCGCCCTGGTCATGCCGTTCTCCTTCGCCGCCGCACCGCGCCTGACGTTGCTGCGCATGGGCGAGGATCGCGCCATGAGCTTCGGTGTCGATGTGAAGCGCCTGCGCTTCGCCTCGTTGCTGCGCATCAGCCTGCTGTCTGCGACAGCGGTGGCGTTTGTCGGCACCATCGGTTTCATCGGCCTGGTCGGCCCGCATATCGCCCGCATCCTCGTCGGTGAAGACCAGCGTTTCCTGCTGCCCGCCAGCGCCCTGGTCGGCGCCCTGCTGCTGGGATTGTCGTCGATCGCCAGCAAGCTGATCATGCCCGGCGTAGTAGTGCCGGTGGGGATCGTCACGGCACTGGTCGGTGTACCGATTTTCGTCCTGCTGGTGTTCAAGCGTGGGAGGCAACTATGA
- a CDS encoding ABC transporter substrate-binding protein, whose protein sequence is MIQPRALLRLSALFTVLLLGPVAAASAHEVTDVLGRKVDVPDQVQRVVLGEGRLISAFALLDREAPFQRIVGWQNDLRLLDPHTYAAYTAKFPKVKDIPLIGQASEQSVSAEEILSLKPDLAVFSISGHGPTEHSPVADVLAKAGIAVLFVDFRINPIKGTHVSLDALGQALGRQAQAKAYLEFYDQHVKAITDKVGNLPDNQRPKVFLELLAGAWQAPGHTTGKSGMGEVIRTVGGVNIAEGVVPGALGDISVEYALKADPDVYVATGNHKPGLILGAGVSQNEAREAFDNVLARPEFKNLRAIRSSNAHGLWHDFYNSPYNLLAIEALAKWIHPELFAQLNPQATMDAMNQQFLDTPLKGAYWIDAQAK, encoded by the coding sequence ATGATCCAACCCCGTGCGTTACTGCGCCTGAGCGCGCTGTTCACCGTTCTGTTGCTTGGCCCCGTTGCGGCGGCCTCGGCCCATGAAGTCACCGACGTGCTAGGCCGCAAGGTCGATGTGCCGGACCAGGTCCAGCGCGTGGTGCTCGGTGAAGGCCGACTGATTTCCGCCTTCGCCCTGCTCGACCGCGAAGCCCCGTTCCAGCGGATCGTCGGCTGGCAGAACGACCTGCGCCTGCTCGACCCGCACACCTATGCGGCGTACACGGCCAAGTTCCCCAAGGTCAAGGACATCCCGTTGATCGGCCAGGCCTCGGAGCAGAGCGTCAGCGCCGAGGAAATCCTCAGCCTCAAGCCGGACCTGGCGGTGTTCAGCATCTCCGGCCACGGACCGACCGAACACAGCCCGGTCGCCGATGTACTCGCCAAAGCCGGTATCGCGGTGCTGTTCGTCGACTTCCGGATCAACCCGATCAAGGGCACCCACGTCAGCCTCGACGCGCTCGGCCAGGCCCTCGGTCGCCAGGCGCAGGCCAAGGCCTACCTGGAGTTCTACGATCAACACGTGAAAGCCATTACCGACAAGGTCGGCAACCTGCCGGACAACCAGCGACCCAAGGTCTTCCTCGAACTGCTGGCCGGCGCCTGGCAGGCTCCGGGACACACCACCGGCAAGAGCGGCATGGGTGAAGTGATCCGCACCGTCGGCGGGGTGAACATTGCCGAAGGCGTAGTGCCCGGGGCGCTGGGGGATATCAGCGTCGAATACGCGCTCAAGGCCGACCCGGACGTATACGTCGCCACCGGCAACCACAAGCCAGGCCTGATCCTCGGTGCCGGGGTCAGCCAGAACGAAGCCCGCGAGGCATTCGATAATGTGCTCGCGCGTCCCGAGTTCAAGAACCTGCGGGCGATCCGCAGCAGCAACGCCCATGGCCTGTGGCATGACTTCTACAACTCGCCCTACAACCTGCTGGCGATCGAAGCCCTGGCCAAGTGGATTCATCCAGAGCTGTTCGCCCAGTTGAACCCACAGGCGACCATGGATGCCATGAACCAGCAGTTCCTCGATACGCCGCTCAAGGGCGCGTACTGGATCGATGCGCAAGCCAAGTAA
- a CDS encoding response regulator, whose protein sequence is MTKPDHLLIVDDDPEIRQLLSEYLSNAGYQTSTACDGKEMRRRLELNVIDLIVLDLMLPGEDGLSLCRELRVTSNTPVIMLTARGTLVDRILGLELGADDYLPKPFDPRELLVRIKVVLRRAQSFPERARIDDVPTIRFAGWQLDTRARQLLSPQGLVISLGNTDFRVLRLLLQHPNRPLSRDFLLNHVFEKDSTPFDRSIDVCISRLRQQLDPSLIKTVRNEGYMLTATDVDPQS, encoded by the coding sequence ATGACCAAGCCAGATCACCTGCTGATCGTCGATGACGATCCGGAAATTCGTCAGTTGCTGTCCGAGTACCTGAGCAATGCCGGCTACCAGACCTCCACGGCCTGTGATGGCAAGGAAATGCGCCGGCGCCTGGAACTGAATGTCATCGACCTGATCGTCCTCGACCTGATGTTGCCAGGGGAGGATGGGCTGAGCCTGTGCCGAGAGCTGCGGGTGACTTCCAACACCCCGGTGATCATGCTCACCGCCCGCGGCACCCTGGTGGACCGCATCCTCGGTCTCGAATTGGGCGCCGACGATTACCTGCCCAAACCGTTCGACCCCCGGGAGTTGCTGGTACGCATCAAGGTGGTGTTGCGTCGGGCTCAGAGTTTTCCCGAGCGCGCGCGGATCGACGATGTGCCGACCATTCGCTTTGCCGGCTGGCAACTGGATACCCGTGCCCGTCAACTGTTGTCCCCGCAGGGGCTGGTGATCAGCCTGGGAAATACCGATTTTCGGGTGTTGCGTCTGTTGCTGCAGCACCCAAATCGGCCGTTGAGCCGGGATTTTCTGCTCAATCACGTGTTTGAAAAGGACAGTACGCCGTTCGACCGCTCGATTGATGTGTGTATCAGCCGCCTGCGCCAGCAGTTGGACCCTAGCCTGATCAAGACGGTACGCAACGAAGGCTACATGTTGACCGCCACCGATGTGGACCCCCAGTCGTGA
- a CDS encoding ATP-binding protein: MRLWPRSLFGRLVLILVSGMLAAQILTSSIWYDVRHSQVLEIPTRLIATRLANIVRLSHLDPHRVDSLIELIDSPNFHLTLSDQASTVPSKLSEQDLGTERLLHKVLSEKTGYSQSLRLLQLSLVDQQGQVAGLPTLFGTSPAIGQFLIELRLPDGRWLQVEAREEQGWTSTSPLDLLFDYVMRIYLLRIIVVVIIALLAVRLAIRPLNALAKAAEALGRDIRRPPLPLDGPTEVRRAAQAFNVMQQQLIASIGERTRFFAAISHDLRSPITRLRLRTELLEDNQIKERFRTDLEDMEHMVSSTLDFVSSGEVNEERQSIDINALLRSLQADLEDIGEPISVEGRAQRPLSGYARSLKRCVQNLLENAVRYGREVVVRVEDQPQQLRIVISDRGPGIPEALLEQVVEPFYRVEGSRNAKTGGYGLGLSIAHTIAAAHGGRMTLRNREGGGLEVTLAFERRED; encoded by the coding sequence GTGAGGCTGTGGCCGCGTTCGCTGTTCGGCCGACTGGTACTCATCCTGGTCAGCGGCATGCTCGCGGCGCAGATTCTGACCAGCAGCATCTGGTACGACGTGCGCCACAGTCAGGTACTGGAGATTCCCACTCGGCTGATCGCCACCCGGCTGGCCAATATCGTGCGCCTCTCCCATCTTGACCCGCATCGGGTGGACAGCCTGATCGAACTGATCGATTCGCCGAACTTTCACCTGACCCTGAGTGACCAGGCCAGCACTGTGCCCAGTAAGCTGAGCGAACAGGACCTGGGGACCGAGCGATTGCTGCACAAGGTGCTGTCGGAAAAGACCGGCTATTCGCAGTCCCTCCGTTTGCTGCAACTGTCGCTGGTGGATCAGCAGGGCCAGGTGGCCGGGCTGCCGACCCTGTTTGGTACCAGCCCGGCCATCGGTCAATTCCTTATCGAGCTGCGTTTGCCGGACGGTCGCTGGCTGCAGGTGGAGGCCCGCGAGGAGCAGGGCTGGACCAGCACCTCGCCGCTGGACCTGCTGTTCGACTACGTGATGCGCATCTACCTGTTGCGGATCATCGTGGTTGTGATCATCGCGCTGCTCGCAGTGCGCCTGGCGATTCGTCCACTGAACGCCCTGGCCAAGGCAGCCGAGGCACTGGGTCGGGACATCCGGCGCCCGCCATTGCCACTGGATGGGCCCACCGAGGTTCGTCGGGCGGCCCAGGCCTTCAATGTGATGCAGCAGCAATTGATCGCCAGCATTGGCGAACGGACGAGATTCTTCGCCGCCATTTCCCATGATCTGCGCTCGCCGATCACCCGGCTGCGCCTGCGCACCGAGCTGCTGGAAGACAACCAGATCAAGGAGCGCTTTCGCACGGACCTGGAGGACATGGAACACATGGTTTCCAGCACCCTGGATTTCGTCAGCAGCGGAGAGGTGAACGAAGAACGCCAGAGCATCGATATCAATGCGCTGCTGCGCAGCTTGCAGGCGGACCTGGAGGATATCGGCGAACCCATCAGCGTCGAGGGCCGGGCGCAACGGCCCTTGTCGGGTTATGCCCGCAGCCTCAAGCGTTGCGTACAGAATCTGCTGGAAAACGCAGTGCGTTATGGCCGTGAAGTGGTTGTACGGGTCGAAGACCAGCCGCAGCAACTGCGGATCGTCATCAGCGATCGTGGGCCGGGGATTCCCGAGGCCCTGCTGGAGCAGGTGGTGGAGCCGTTCTATCGGGTCGAGGGCTCACGCAATGCGAAAACCGGCGGCTATGGTCTGGGGTTGAGCATCGCCCATACCATCGCTGCCGCTCACGGCGGCCGGATGACCTTGCGTAATCGTGAGGGCGGTGGGCTGGAGGTGACGCTGGCTTTCGAGCGGCGCGAGGACTAG
- a CDS encoding SEC-C metal-binding domain-containing protein: MTQQPHVHGPDCNHDHDHAHHDHGHVHGPNCGHAHQEPVRNALKDVGRNDPCPCGNGKKFKKCHGA; encoded by the coding sequence ATGACTCAGCAACCTCACGTCCATGGCCCTGATTGCAATCACGACCATGATCACGCCCATCACGATCACGGCCACGTTCACGGCCCGAACTGCGGCCACGCGCACCAGGAACCGGTACGCAATGCATTGAAAGACGTGGGCCGCAACGATCCGTGCCCCTGCGGCAACGGCAAGAAATTCAAGAAGTGCCACGGCGCCTGA
- a CDS encoding LEA type 2 family protein — MRSRILGTLTLLVILALSGCASWLDAGPQDPVVSLVRVELVKAGLLQQKFKLHFRLDNPNDNTLTVRALHYRIYLDQWLLAEGESDQWLTVEPNSRMFFVVPVRTNLWQHVKPLAKRLEKPGRPIPYRLEGTLETGLFIGYDVHLEHKGEIIPRNLISE; from the coding sequence ATGCGCTCACGAATACTCGGTACGCTCACCCTGCTGGTCATCCTGGCGTTGTCCGGCTGCGCCTCCTGGCTCGATGCCGGGCCACAAGACCCGGTGGTGAGCCTGGTACGGGTGGAATTGGTCAAGGCCGGCCTCCTGCAACAGAAGTTCAAGTTGCACTTTCGCCTCGACAACCCCAACGACAACACCCTGACCGTGCGCGCGCTGCACTATCGGATCTACCTCGACCAGTGGCTGCTGGCCGAAGGTGAATCCGATCAGTGGCTGACCGTGGAGCCCAACAGCCGGATGTTTTTTGTGGTGCCGGTACGGACCAACCTCTGGCAACACGTGAAGCCGCTGGCCAAACGCCTGGAAAAACCTGGCCGACCGATTCCCTATCGCCTGGAGGGCACCCTGGAAACCGGATTATTCATCGGCTATGACGTGCACCTGGAGCACAAAGGCGAGATAATTCCCCGCAATCTTATTTCGGAGTAG
- a CDS encoding YchJ family protein, translating to MSVPICPCGSGNQLDNCCGPYHAGHPAPCAEALMRSRYSAYVLGLVDYLVTTTLPAQQSGLNRQSITDWSAQSTWLGLEVEGSQVLGGQPEHAFVTFTARWHDHGGEHSHRERSAFVQNAGRWYFIDPTVALKAGRNDACPCGSGQKYKKCCSSYLAG from the coding sequence GTGAGCGTACCCATTTGCCCCTGCGGCAGCGGCAATCAGTTGGACAACTGCTGCGGCCCTTACCACGCAGGCCATCCCGCCCCCTGCGCCGAAGCGCTGATGCGCTCGCGCTACAGCGCTTATGTGCTGGGCCTGGTCGACTACCTGGTAACGACGACCCTGCCGGCCCAGCAGAGCGGCCTGAACCGCCAGTCCATTACCGACTGGAGTGCGCAAAGCACCTGGTTGGGTCTGGAGGTGGAAGGCTCACAAGTGCTGGGCGGCCAACCCGAACATGCCTTCGTCACCTTTACCGCCCGTTGGCACGACCACGGCGGCGAGCATAGCCATCGCGAGCGCTCCGCCTTCGTGCAGAACGCCGGGCGCTGGTACTTCATCGACCCGACCGTGGCGCTCAAGGCCGGGCGCAACGACGCCTGCCCCTGTGGCAGCGGGCAGAAATACAAGAAGTGCTGTTCGAGCTACCTGGCCGGCTGA
- a CDS encoding DUF6231 family protein, with translation MTESISSRTPQQALAALLDRYAPQSLLLVGASSFPALEAFQAAHPQTQVAFAEPGPLPAELAARRFDLALVVDCLEHLPKRAGRELLGGIRNLNASRIAVLVDMAAADWQDSDFFALALQSSERFQRDQQVLTLFTYDLREYKQVPDWLNAKFWANPENFGKYWW, from the coding sequence ATGACCGAAAGCATTTCTTCCCGCACGCCCCAGCAAGCGTTGGCGGCACTCCTGGACCGTTACGCCCCGCAGAGCCTGCTGCTGGTGGGCGCGAGCAGCTTTCCGGCGCTTGAGGCTTTCCAGGCCGCGCACCCGCAAACCCAGGTCGCCTTCGCCGAACCGGGGCCACTGCCGGCTGAACTGGCGGCCCGGCGCTTCGACCTGGCGCTGGTGGTCGATTGCCTCGAACACCTGCCCAAACGCGCTGGTCGGGAACTGCTCGGCGGCATCCGCAACCTCAATGCCAGCCGCATCGCCGTATTGGTAGACATGGCGGCCGCCGACTGGCAGGACAGCGACTTCTTCGCCCTGGCTCTGCAGAGCAGTGAGCGTTTCCAACGTGATCAGCAGGTGCTGACACTGTTCACCTACGACCTGCGCGAATACAAACAGGTCCCGGACTGGCTCAACGCCAAGTTCTGGGCCAACCCGGAAAACTTCGGCAAATACTGGTGGTAA